One window from the genome of Variovorax sp. PAMC26660 encodes:
- a CDS encoding ABC transporter permease, translating into MMNSPFWRRFRRNKGAVAGMVVLLVVAAVALLGPWLATNDPWAMVEQPFVRPWSEPGFLLGTDTLGRDILSGLVYGARVSLLIGVVSTLVALLIGVSLGAVAGYFGGWIDAALMRFTELFQAVPSFALAIVLVAIFEPSIKSIVVAIAIVSWPPVARLVRSEFLTLRQRDFVQAALLAGQSTPRIILTQILPNAMSPIIVMASLMVATAILLESSLSFLGLGDPNQMSWGYMVGAARTVLRQAWWMALFPGLAIVLTVLALNLVGEGLSDGLNTRLDGRGK; encoded by the coding sequence ATGATGAACAGTCCTTTCTGGAGGCGCTTTCGCCGCAACAAGGGCGCAGTGGCCGGCATGGTCGTGCTGCTGGTCGTGGCGGCGGTCGCGCTGCTTGGTCCATGGCTCGCCACCAACGACCCGTGGGCCATGGTGGAGCAGCCCTTCGTGCGGCCCTGGTCCGAGCCCGGCTTTCTGCTGGGCACCGACACGCTGGGGCGCGACATTCTCTCGGGCCTCGTCTACGGCGCACGCGTGTCGCTCCTGATCGGCGTGGTGTCCACGCTGGTGGCACTGCTCATTGGCGTCTCGCTTGGCGCGGTGGCCGGCTACTTCGGCGGCTGGATCGATGCCGCGCTGATGCGCTTCACCGAGCTGTTCCAGGCGGTGCCGAGCTTTGCGCTGGCCATCGTGCTGGTGGCGATCTTCGAGCCCTCGATCAAGTCGATCGTCGTGGCCATCGCGATCGTCTCGTGGCCGCCGGTGGCGCGGCTGGTGCGCAGCGAATTCCTCACGCTGCGCCAGCGCGACTTCGTGCAGGCCGCGCTGCTCGCGGGGCAATCGACGCCGCGCATCATCCTCACGCAGATACTGCCCAACGCCATGTCGCCCATCATCGTGATGGCCTCGCTGATGGTGGCCACGGCCATCCTGCTCGAAAGCAGCCTGAGCTTTCTCGGCCTGGGCGACCCGAACCAGATGAGCTGGGGCTACATGGTCGGCGCGGCGCGCACCGTGCTGCGCCAGGCGTGGTGGATGGCGCTGTTTCCGGGGCTGGCCATCGTGCTGACGGTGCTTGCACTCAATCTTGTGGGCGAAGGCCTGAGCGACGGGCTCAACACGCGGCTCGACGGGAGGGGCAAATGA